The Arabidopsis thaliana chromosome 5, partial sequence genomic interval AGCCAGCTGAGTTAATCGGTTCGCCTTGAGATTTCCCAAACCGGTGCAACAAAGCTCCGTTTTTAAAGAACCATGGCACAGACGAAGGCATGTAAGTCTCTTCGGGATGGAAGTAGACCATCGGTCCATAATGGTGAATAAGTGCATGGACCTGATCAAGATTTGGCATACCTTGTAGGCTCGGGTCGAGATTTTTCAAACACGCAATGTTCATGGCGGCTTTATTATCAGAAGACAGATCATTAGTAGAGCAAACGAATGACCCAACCTCCACTCCACGAGACCAAATACCTCTCTCGCAAGGTTTAGTGCTCCAAACATTAAAAGATCCTACACCAAGAACCTTCTCACCGGTTTCACAGCTCTCTGTAAGATCCTCTCGTACACATCTCACTTCATCAACTTCAGGCTCCTCTGATCCATCAGTGACAATAACTCCCACGGCTCTATAACCAACAGGAGGATTAGGTAACCAGAAGTAGCAATCTGAATCTGAACTCCAAACTAAAGAATAATTCAAAGGCTTTTTCAAAGGAGGGCGATGATCATCCGCTAGATGACCGGGCTTGTTAGCCCGAGCTGCAAGAACAAAGCCTCTCAATGGCTGATTGTTTGGCTGGCAGTAATGACCAAGGCAATGGAAACCTTCTGGTATCCCCACAGGTTTGTAAAAAGATGCGCATCTTAATTTACCACGCGAGGTGCCACATTTCCAAACTCTATCGAACTCGGTGACTTTCACCACTTGGATTTCTCCAAGACTTATCCTTCCAGTAGCAAAACCTCTGCCtgaaacaaagacaaacaacCATTAGAAACAAAGACTAATCAACacgttatcatcatcaaccatTACTCAACATTATCCAAAGGGTTGTTGGGAAACGATAAAGaattaaagaatcaaaactaTGATAGAGTAATTATACCATATCCATTTTCATCGTGCTACATTAATAACTCTTTCTATAAGGTCATGCATTATTGCTCACATTATTGAAGCTCAAAAAAACCTACCTTGTGTAAGTCAGTAACTAATTTTTCTTAAGGTCAATTAAAATGTTGTTAGTCCAAAAACTTTGACCACAGAACAAAAATCATGAAACAAATGTCAAAACAATGAACTAGTAAAACAGACAACAACAGGTGCCAATGTTGAATATTCCAACGAATTTTATTCAGAAAAGGAAAactcaaaaagtaaaattattatCCATAACATTGAATATCAATTCATGATGATATGGAAACATTAAACATCAATTTGATCTTTAATGTAATGTATAGAAATCatgaaaatatccaaaattagaaataaaaatagataactgtttgacaacaaaaaaatctgcaagttgatttgtaaataattGCAATTTCCAAGAAAAGATGATGGTACTACTGTACCTTGTGGCCATTGAGGAAGAGGAGATGGAAGCGAGAAGGGCTTTGACTCGGACGATTCCGATTCCAACTCGGAGAAACCTTTATTCCAGTAGAAGCAATCGCAAAACATCGTTTTGATTTCGAGACTAAGATTATCAGGAGCAAATCGGCGACTTCTTTCTCCGGAGACTCAAGGAAACTCACAGTTCCTATCAGATCGGAGCTTCTCTCTACTTCTCAGAGCTTCAAGGCgatgagagaaaaagaaaagagatgatagagagagagagagagaaggtgTGGTACTTGCGTGTGAGGGAAGTTCAATTCAATGGTGGTGTGCCTTTGGAGTTTGG includes:
- a CDS encoding vacuolar sorting-associated protein (DUF946) (Plant protein of unknown function (DUF946); CONTAINS InterPro DOMAIN/s: Protein of unknown function DUF946 (InterPro:IPR009291); BEST Arabidopsis thaliana protein match is: Plant protein of unknown function (DUF946) (TAIR:AT3G04350.1); Has 1807 Blast hits to 1807 proteins in 277 species: Archae - 0; Bacteria - 0; Metazoa - 736; Fungi - 347; Plants - 385; Viruses - 0; Other Eukaryotes - 339 (source: NCBI BLink).), with protein sequence MFCDCFYWNKGFSELESESSESKPFSLPSPLPQWPQGRGFATGRISLGEIQVVKVTEFDRVWKCGTSRGKLRCASFYKPVGIPEGFHCLGHYCQPNNQPLRGFVLAARANKPGHLADDHRPPLKKPLNYSLVWSSDSDCYFWLPNPPVGYRAVGVIVTDGSEEPEVDEVRCVREDLTESCETGEKVLGVGSFNVWSTKPCERGIWSRGVEVGSFVCSTNDLSSDNKAAMNIACLKNLDPSLQGMPNLDQVHALIHHYGPMVYFHPEETYMPSSVPWFFKNGALLHRFGKSQGEPINSAGSNLPAGGENDGSFWIDLPEDEEVRSNLKKGNIESSELYVHVKPALGGIFTDVVMWIFCPFNGPATLKIGLLTVPMNRLGEHVGDWEHFTFRISNFNGDLTQMFFSQHSGGGWVDVSDLEFVKGSNKPVVYSSKHGHASFPHPGMYLQGPSKLGIGVRNDVAKSKYMVDSSQRYRIVAAEYLGEGAVSEPYWLQFMREWGPTIVYDSAAEINKIIDLLPLILRNSFESLFPIELYGEEGPTGPKEKDNWEGDEIC